A genomic region of Desulfosporosinus sp. Sb-LF contains the following coding sequences:
- a CDS encoding thioesterase family protein: MGLSSKTRLRVRYAETDQMGIVYHSNYLIWFEVGRSELFREIGLPYTKFEEQGLGLAVVEASCRYRKPTHYDDELVIVTEIDKISSRSVSFSYLVYRDETLLAEGKTVHVFINKEGRMADVHRYPIWSLLQPVSSDLIP; encoded by the coding sequence ATGGGATTATCTTCTAAAACACGTTTGCGTGTTCGTTATGCTGAAACCGATCAAATGGGTATTGTTTATCATTCGAATTATCTTATTTGGTTCGAGGTGGGAAGGTCAGAACTCTTTCGGGAAATAGGCCTTCCCTATACGAAGTTCGAAGAACAAGGTTTAGGCTTGGCAGTCGTAGAAGCTAGCTGCCGTTACCGTAAGCCAACTCATTATGATGATGAACTTGTGATTGTTACCGAAATAGATAAAATATCATCGCGTTCTGTTAGTTTTTCTTATCTCGTCTATCGTGATGAAACCCTGTTAGCAGAAGGGAAAACAGTGCATGTGTTTATTAATAAAGAAGGTCGTATGGCTGACGTACATAGATACCCAATTTGGTCACTTTTGCAACCCGTTAGTAGTGATCTAATCCCTTAG
- the mutS gene encoding DNA mismatch repair protein MutS, whose translation MTTPMMQQYQGIKAKASDAILFYRLGDFYEMFGEDAEVAAPVLQIALTGRDAGGGKRIAMCGVPYHALDNYLSKLVNAGHKVAICEQVEDAKNAKGIVKRDIIRIVSPGTLIESVSERTNHYLASVYHDEHWGLAFLDLSTGEFTIFETPDIAVLQAELSRINPAELLLPPELVKKPKSWIGYYCSMRDRKTFCGQDLQNRFGKLEVLQEFPVAAQAANSLWTYILETMPGVDPTHIIEIKTFRSEHWMFLDQWTRRNLELTESLRDQGKKGTLLSVLDLTQTAFGGRLLKNWIDKPLLMQDEIERRLNAVEELTSDSFLRKDLSKLLSEVYDLERLMGKVSYGTANAKDILSLAQTLALLPEIRTLLSSSSAETLRIMAPHLEGLDTFANKLQKAINPTPALSLRDGNIIHTGYSQEVDELRSISTGGKEWVAKLENAERERSGIRSLKIGYNKVFGYYIEITHANAHLIPTDYQRKQTLSNAERFITPELKEYEQKIMGAEEKLKELEYELFLTLREDVRTYSGVVLHIAQVLAEIDVFVSLAEVAVRYHYIRPQIQIDGQILITEGRHPVVEQMLEPGVFVPNDTSISDSHQLALITGPNMAGKSTYMRQVALIVLMAHIGSFVPAKKATITLVDRIFTRVGASDDLSAGQSTFMVEMQEVAHILKYATGKSLIILDEIGRGTATFDGLSIAWAVTEYLVQHPEFNPKTLFATHYHELTQLQDEFPRLFNLHVGVKERGDDIVFLHKILPGRADRSYGIQVARLAGLPQELLQRAKILLLELESSEPVHSAENPAKVVSQLALFDVPHTHPILQEITQLVLEDMTARQALQYLFDLQERIQAIESI comes from the coding sequence ATGACCACCCCGATGATGCAACAATATCAAGGGATTAAAGCAAAAGCATCCGATGCTATTCTTTTTTATCGGCTTGGCGATTTTTATGAAATGTTTGGGGAAGATGCAGAGGTTGCAGCACCTGTTTTGCAAATTGCATTGACTGGTCGTGATGCTGGGGGAGGGAAACGCATCGCTATGTGCGGCGTCCCTTATCATGCTTTAGATAACTATTTGTCGAAGTTGGTCAATGCAGGCCATAAGGTCGCGATTTGTGAACAAGTGGAAGATGCTAAAAATGCTAAGGGAATTGTGAAACGCGATATTATTCGTATCGTTTCTCCAGGTACACTCATCGAATCTGTCTCTGAACGTACCAACCATTATTTAGCTAGTGTGTACCATGACGAACACTGGGGACTTGCCTTTCTTGATTTATCCACTGGCGAATTTACTATTTTCGAAACCCCAGATATCGCGGTACTCCAGGCGGAACTTTCCAGGATTAATCCAGCCGAGCTTCTATTGCCTCCCGAACTTGTGAAAAAACCTAAGTCCTGGATAGGTTATTATTGTAGCATGCGCGATCGAAAGACCTTTTGCGGTCAGGACTTGCAGAATCGATTTGGAAAGTTAGAGGTATTGCAAGAATTTCCAGTGGCTGCCCAGGCTGCAAACTCTTTATGGACCTATATACTGGAAACAATGCCTGGCGTTGATCCGACTCATATCATCGAGATAAAAACGTTTCGTTCCGAACACTGGATGTTCCTCGATCAGTGGACCCGTCGTAACCTCGAACTCACGGAATCCCTGCGAGATCAAGGAAAAAAAGGAACACTACTTTCTGTACTGGATTTAACACAGACTGCTTTCGGTGGAAGGCTTTTAAAGAACTGGATTGATAAGCCCTTGCTTATGCAAGATGAAATAGAGAGGCGTCTTAACGCTGTCGAAGAACTGACATCTGACTCATTTCTTCGCAAAGACTTGTCTAAGCTTCTTTCCGAAGTATATGATTTGGAGCGCCTAATGGGAAAGGTGTCTTATGGGACTGCAAATGCCAAAGACATATTATCCTTGGCGCAAACTTTGGCTCTACTGCCTGAAATCCGAACACTCCTTTCGTCTAGCTCAGCAGAAACTCTTAGAATCATGGCTCCCCATCTGGAAGGACTCGACACGTTCGCTAATAAACTGCAGAAGGCAATTAATCCTACTCCCGCTCTATCACTGCGAGATGGCAATATTATTCATACTGGATATTCTCAAGAAGTGGATGAATTGCGCTCCATTTCAACTGGTGGTAAAGAATGGGTTGCCAAGCTTGAGAATGCTGAACGCGAACGTTCCGGAATTCGTTCTTTGAAGATAGGATATAACAAAGTTTTTGGTTACTATATTGAAATCACCCATGCGAATGCGCATCTAATTCCTACTGACTACCAACGCAAGCAGACTCTATCTAATGCTGAACGCTTTATTACCCCAGAACTGAAAGAATACGAACAAAAAATCATGGGGGCAGAAGAAAAACTCAAAGAACTAGAGTATGAACTATTCTTGACCCTGCGAGAAGATGTCCGTACTTATTCTGGAGTTGTTTTGCATATAGCGCAGGTACTAGCCGAAATCGATGTCTTTGTCAGTTTAGCAGAAGTCGCTGTTCGTTACCACTATATCCGCCCTCAGATTCAAATAGACGGGCAGATTCTTATTACAGAAGGTCGACATCCTGTTGTAGAACAAATGCTCGAACCTGGTGTGTTCGTTCCCAATGATACGTCGATCTCAGATAGTCACCAGTTAGCTCTCATCACAGGGCCTAATATGGCAGGTAAATCAACCTATATGCGACAGGTGGCCTTAATTGTTCTCATGGCACATATAGGGTCCTTTGTACCTGCTAAGAAGGCAACCATCACTCTGGTCGACCGAATTTTTACTCGTGTGGGTGCTTCCGATGATTTATCTGCTGGACAAAGTACTTTTATGGTTGAGATGCAAGAGGTAGCACACATTCTGAAATACGCTACAGGGAAGAGCCTAATCATTTTAGATGAAATCGGACGGGGGACTGCAACATTTGATGGACTTAGTATTGCATGGGCAGTCACAGAATATCTAGTTCAGCATCCTGAGTTCAATCCTAAGACCCTTTTTGCTACGCATTATCATGAGCTGACGCAATTACAAGACGAATTCCCTAGGCTTTTTAACCTTCATGTTGGTGTAAAGGAACGGGGGGACGACATCGTTTTTTTACACAAGATACTACCCGGTCGGGCGGACCGCAGTTATGGTATTCAAGTAGCGCGCCTAGCTGGTCTTCCCCAAGAACTTCTTCAACGAGCTAAAATCCTACTCTTGGAATTAGAATCTTCCGAACCAGTGCATTCTGCGGAAAATCCGGCTAAGGTTGTTTCTCAATTGGCACTCTTTGATGTTCCGCATACTCACCCGATTTTGCAAGAAATTACTCAACTAGTCCTAGAGGACATGACTGCGCGTCAAGCCCTTCAATATCTATTTGATTTGCAAGAGCGTATTCAGGCTATAGAATCTATATAG
- a CDS encoding MBL fold metallo-hydrolase, whose product MLVTDGIHMVEGVKGAHVYLVTGSQLFLIDTGLPGQEHRICDYLRANGIEPCALDGIVITHYDVDHVGSIVAMQQLAKCPIYAHTIEIPYVLGQKKRIGIKRWLPLATRPYGKLISPTNLRSLVNAELFKDWEIIHTPGHTPGHIVLYRNGVAIVGDLFQGGEIRLAPSYFTWDIDKLKESAQAVIERPLRWILPGHGPATPASSHWLDKLQNSIKK is encoded by the coding sequence GTGTTAGTTACTGATGGCATACATATGGTAGAAGGGGTAAAGGGAGCACACGTTTACCTTGTGACCGGTTCACAATTATTTCTAATTGACACTGGCTTGCCTGGTCAAGAACATCGAATTTGTGATTATCTAAGGGCTAATGGAATTGAACCTTGCGCACTTGATGGTATTGTAATAACTCATTATGACGTGGATCATGTTGGAAGCATTGTAGCAATGCAGCAACTCGCTAAATGTCCCATTTATGCACATACTATCGAGATACCTTATGTACTTGGTCAAAAAAAACGCATTGGTATTAAACGTTGGTTACCACTAGCTACTAGACCTTACGGAAAGTTAATTTCTCCAACAAATCTTCGATCATTAGTAAACGCGGAACTATTTAAGGATTGGGAAATCATTCATACTCCTGGTCATACTCCTGGGCACATTGTGCTTTATCGTAACGGTGTCGCAATCGTTGGCGACCTCTTTCAGGGGGGAGAGATACGTTTAGCTCCAAGTTATTTCACTTGGGATATAGATAAATTGAAGGAATCCGCCCAAGCAGTAATTGAACGTCCACTACGATGGATTTTGCCTGGACATGGTCCTGCAACCCCTGCATCGAGTCATTGGCTTGACAAACTACAAAATTCGATAAAAAAGTAG
- a CDS encoding DUF896 domain-containing protein has protein sequence MKTSPINVMIERINELARKQKTVGLEEWERDEQESLRQEYLSFIRGQVKDTLNKVQISKNTPLH, from the coding sequence ATGAAAACTTCACCCATTAATGTAATGATCGAACGTATTAATGAACTTGCGAGAAAGCAAAAGACAGTTGGACTCGAAGAGTGGGAACGCGATGAACAAGAATCATTGCGTCAGGAATATCTATCTTTTATTCGGGGACAAGTGAAAGATACCCTAAATAAAGTACAGATTTCCAAGAATACCCCTTTACACTAA
- a CDS encoding YlbF family regulator — protein sequence MTNEILENARLLADAIARSPELAELHSMEDAMSADVSAQLLIAELQKAQERFMEMQQSDQELSEADKNAVDEIETKVEANPSIAAYMNAQDKFTQMLDSVNSILAGAIAGSDNGCSCSDDSCSSGGCGSSGGCGCGGH from the coding sequence ATGACAAATGAGATTTTAGAAAATGCCCGATTATTAGCTGATGCCATTGCCCGAAGCCCCGAACTAGCTGAATTACACAGCATGGAAGATGCAATGTCTGCTGACGTTTCAGCCCAATTATTGATTGCAGAATTACAGAAAGCTCAAGAACGCTTTATGGAAATGCAACAAAGCGATCAAGAACTTTCTGAAGCAGATAAAAATGCGGTCGATGAAATCGAAACCAAAGTGGAAGCGAATCCTTCTATTGCAGCCTACATGAATGCCCAAGACAAATTCACGCAAATGTTAGATAGTGTTAACTCTATTTTAGCAGGAGCGATCGCTGGTTCTGATAACGGTTGTTCGTGTTCGGATGACAGTTGTTCTAGCGGTGGGTGTGGTAGTAGTGGTGGCTGTGGTTGTGGCGGACACTAA
- a CDS encoding D-alanyl-D-alanine carboxypeptidase family protein — protein MKFITAFLLAIFMMVSVTSTAFAEDATLVKLPQVHGEGAYLIDVKSGQTLFMKNPDKPLAPASTTKIMTGLLAIERGNLNETVTASTTMLNNKLVYGTQIYLAPGEKLLLKDLLYALLLNSANDAAVDIAEYIGSDLPNFVDMMNQRALEIGATETHFQNPSGLTESGHVTTAHDLALIARVAYQNPVFAQYVRTKSQAISRSKADLPIQMVNENKLLWRDSAVDGIKTGYTAAAQNCLVASVTKDGRQLIGVILKSPGREIYTDMQDMFEYGFTQYKQTILKPTGSVISTAMVNNEPMNLIIDRPIYITTKLNEQSPTLDLRVIPTYTSALTSVEEGQVLANVEVLNKGTLLNTLPLKSSRSISAPTKQVKTHSYLPWVIGIIIMGIILPLFIWNKRYSDFQRCKQRRFTRRRESSN, from the coding sequence TTGAAATTCATCACTGCTTTTCTTCTTGCAATTTTCATGATGGTTAGTGTTACTTCTACTGCGTTCGCTGAAGACGCTACTCTTGTAAAATTACCTCAAGTTCACGGAGAAGGTGCCTATTTGATCGATGTAAAGTCGGGGCAAACTCTTTTTATGAAAAATCCTGATAAGCCACTGGCTCCTGCAAGTACCACAAAAATTATGACGGGGCTTTTGGCTATTGAACGTGGTAATTTGAATGAAACTGTTACAGCAAGTACAACAATGCTTAATAATAAACTTGTATATGGTACGCAAATTTATCTAGCGCCCGGTGAAAAGTTGCTATTAAAGGATCTTCTCTATGCATTACTATTAAACTCTGCCAACGATGCCGCAGTCGATATTGCGGAATATATAGGAAGTGATTTGCCAAACTTCGTTGATATGATGAATCAACGTGCTTTGGAAATTGGAGCGACAGAGACCCATTTTCAAAATCCAAGTGGCTTAACAGAGTCTGGGCATGTCACAACAGCACATGATCTCGCGCTAATAGCCAGGGTCGCTTATCAGAATCCTGTTTTTGCACAGTACGTACGTACGAAATCTCAGGCCATATCTCGATCAAAAGCCGATCTTCCGATACAAATGGTTAATGAAAATAAATTGTTATGGAGAGACTCTGCAGTAGATGGTATTAAGACTGGTTATACAGCAGCTGCGCAGAACTGTCTTGTCGCATCGGTAACAAAGGATGGCCGCCAGCTTATTGGCGTGATCCTTAAATCCCCAGGTCGTGAAATCTACACAGACATGCAGGATATGTTTGAATATGGTTTTACTCAATATAAGCAAACGATATTAAAACCTACAGGCTCTGTCATTTCCACAGCGATGGTGAATAACGAACCAATGAATCTCATCATCGATCGTCCAATTTATATAACGACGAAACTCAATGAACAAAGTCCTACACTGGATTTACGCGTAATACCTACTTACACCAGTGCTCTTACTTCAGTAGAAGAAGGACAAGTTCTTGCCAATGTCGAGGTTTTGAATAAAGGCACACTGTTAAACACGTTACCCTTAAAATCCTCACGATCAATTTCTGCGCCAACCAAGCAAGTAAAAACACATTCATATCTGCCCTGGGTTATTGGAATAATTATTATGGGTATCATTTTACCACTCTTCATTTGGAACAAAAGATATTCTGATTTCCAAAGATGCAAGCAAAGACGGTTTACCCGAAGAAGGGAGTCATCCAATTAG
- a CDS encoding peptidoglycan DD-metalloendopeptidase family protein, with amino-acid sequence MKKIEKSFVLIKEFFLNWKSWVPKYFRAISWRSPKLIVGTVTVVLVVSSATTYLYSTASAAYITINGHRAGIVANVDKGQHIVDTILAKRGQAIGTVAKTHDNIKFERVRVKKAALLGEFSTENELQKNLTSYIDGYALEVEGTQVVILPNQEDVQKLLKTYQDFYTNPSESNKLTSVEFTESISTKQVEAQPDQVKLLDQAFKMLKDGKMATTEYIAQANDSWWLIARKNNMKTKEVLAGNPGMTEDSKILTGQKVKIVSASPYLTVVSKGILTQSEIIAFDVVTNTDAKLSRGETVVKEQGSDGSKLVTYSYVRKNGDDVTKQVVDEKVTKSPVPQVIAKGPKTPVNVAYIVSGSRGSGSTSKIAWPVRGPINSYFGSRWGSFHTGLDIGADVGEPYSAAASGTIVAAGWGGGYGNMILIDHGNGVMTRYGHASRLLVSVGQHVSQGQTIGLVGTTGNSTGPHLHFEVILNGDTVNPLNYLR; translated from the coding sequence ATGAAAAAAATTGAAAAGTCATTCGTTTTAATTAAAGAATTTTTTCTTAATTGGAAATCATGGGTACCAAAGTACTTCCGTGCAATATCTTGGCGATCACCTAAATTGATCGTTGGAACGGTAACCGTTGTTTTGGTCGTTAGCAGTGCAACCACATACCTTTATAGTACAGCTTCGGCAGCTTATATTACCATCAATGGACATAGGGCTGGTATAGTGGCAAATGTAGATAAAGGCCAACATATTGTTGACACCATTCTTGCAAAACGTGGACAAGCTATAGGTACGGTTGCTAAAACTCACGACAATATTAAATTTGAACGAGTTCGAGTTAAAAAGGCAGCACTTTTGGGGGAATTTTCAACCGAAAATGAGCTTCAAAAAAATCTTACCTCCTATATCGATGGGTATGCATTAGAGGTCGAAGGAACACAGGTCGTGATCTTACCAAACCAAGAAGATGTTCAAAAACTTCTTAAAACATATCAAGATTTCTATACGAATCCGAGTGAAAGCAATAAATTGACATCTGTCGAGTTTACTGAATCCATTTCCACTAAGCAAGTCGAAGCTCAACCTGACCAGGTAAAACTGCTTGATCAAGCCTTTAAAATGTTAAAAGACGGGAAGATGGCGACAACTGAATATATAGCCCAAGCGAATGACTCATGGTGGCTGATTGCTCGCAAAAATAACATGAAGACAAAAGAAGTCCTAGCTGGTAACCCGGGAATGACTGAGGATAGTAAGATTCTGACAGGACAGAAGGTGAAAATAGTCTCTGCTAGCCCTTACTTGACTGTCGTCAGTAAAGGAATCTTAACGCAATCGGAAATTATCGCCTTTGATGTGGTGACAAATACAGATGCAAAGCTTTCTAGAGGAGAAACTGTGGTAAAAGAACAAGGAAGCGATGGTTCCAAACTTGTTACATACTCCTATGTTCGAAAGAATGGGGATGATGTCACTAAACAAGTTGTGGACGAGAAGGTAACTAAGTCACCTGTTCCACAGGTAATTGCCAAAGGACCAAAAACGCCAGTAAATGTGGCCTACATAGTTTCTGGGTCCAGAGGATCTGGGAGCACTTCAAAGATTGCCTGGCCCGTTAGAGGACCGATTAATTCTTATTTTGGTTCACGTTGGGGTAGTTTTCACACGGGATTAGACATCGGAGCTGATGTAGGAGAACCTTATTCTGCCGCTGCTTCGGGAACGATCGTTGCAGCTGGATGGGGTGGAGGTTACGGTAATATGATACTCATTGACCATGGAAATGGCGTAATGACACGTTATGGGCATGCTTCACGACTACTAGTATCTGTTGGGCAACACGTGAGCCAAGGCCAGACCATTGGATTGGTCGGCACGACAGGCAACTCGACGGGTCCTCATCTACATTTTGAAGTCATCCTCAATGGTGATACAGTCAATCCTCTGAACTACCTTCGTTAA
- the ytvI gene encoding sporulation integral membrane protein YtvI, with protein MNQVTKTFMNRSLKFIAFWVITGGLIYLIGHFIHLFLPFILAFILTVTISPLRNFLAQKVRLPHVAAVLTAMIIEIGGLGVIITLLIIRLVREVQDIYIHWPYYNQLLQHFFMHWITKVEVYYLKLPGNNLDALNNTVKEFINNIPAVLASVLSLAAKIPEIIIVIVIALVATFFMSIASKRYLSEFSHIFPLEWREDLSELGRDFSRAFAGFVRAEFIVFLITLFLSIMGLIIFHAKYAIAVGTITGIFGILPVLGVGIILFPWAILAFLSGHTLFAVELLLLTTVITILRHIIEPKILGDNVGLDPLFVLVSMYIGLASTGVIGLILGPFVLIAYQALKKAGVFRNL; from the coding sequence GTGAATCAAGTAACCAAAACATTTATGAATCGAAGTTTAAAGTTCATAGCCTTCTGGGTTATAACAGGAGGGCTTATTTATCTTATTGGACACTTTATCCATTTATTCTTGCCCTTTATTCTGGCATTTATCTTGACCGTAACTATTAGTCCTTTAAGGAACTTTCTGGCTCAAAAGGTTCGCCTCCCACATGTAGCTGCAGTTTTAACGGCCATGATTATTGAAATCGGAGGATTAGGCGTTATTATAACGCTACTGATTATACGATTAGTTCGAGAAGTTCAGGATATTTATATACACTGGCCCTATTATAATCAATTATTACAACACTTTTTTATGCATTGGATCACCAAAGTGGAAGTTTATTATTTAAAACTTCCTGGAAATAATCTTGACGCACTTAATAATACTGTGAAAGAATTCATCAATAATATTCCTGCCGTACTTGCAAGTGTTTTATCGTTAGCCGCTAAGATCCCCGAAATCATTATTGTGATTGTAATTGCCCTAGTTGCAACGTTTTTTATGTCGATAGCCTCAAAACGATACCTCAGTGAATTTTCGCATATTTTTCCTCTGGAATGGCGTGAGGACCTCAGCGAATTAGGTCGTGATTTTTCTCGAGCCTTTGCAGGTTTTGTTCGGGCAGAATTTATAGTTTTTCTGATTACACTGTTTCTGTCCATAATGGGATTAATTATTTTCCATGCCAAATATGCGATTGCAGTAGGAACTATCACTGGAATTTTTGGAATACTCCCAGTTTTAGGGGTAGGTATTATTCTTTTTCCTTGGGCTATTTTAGCCTTTTTAAGCGGTCATACTCTGTTTGCTGTAGAACTATTACTACTTACAACGGTTATCACTATTTTGAGGCACATCATTGAGCCTAAAATTCTTGGAGATAATGTAGGACTTGATCCGCTTTTCGTTCTCGTGAGTATGTACATTGGCCTGGCCTCAACTGGTGTAATCGGATTAATCTTAGGGCCTTTTGTGCTTATTGCTTATCAAGCTTTAAAAAAGGCTGGGGTGTTCCGTAATCTTTAA
- a CDS encoding DegV family protein — translation MSFKIIVDSASDIPIHLATTAGIVTVPMAVNINGKTYLEGFELTTKDFYAQFKNFRELPKTSQPNPKILLEHYERILSEGHEVVAIHLSSKLSSTFSTAQLLREMTSAPDRVYIIDSLGASFGYGLLALNAQEILKNKASWAEVEPKLFEIRKNMRYVFALDTLEHLVKGGRVSKTTGFFGGLLDIKPVLHITPDGKIEPFAKVRSRRAAIRKLVEVMAREIAHPEQQILGISHSACLDDAQILVDEIRQRFTVKDIWISEIGCVVGSHTGPGTLALFYQV, via the coding sequence ATGTCCTTCAAAATTATTGTGGACAGTGCATCCGATATACCCATTCACCTTGCAACCACCGCAGGTATAGTCACTGTTCCTATGGCTGTTAACATAAATGGGAAGACCTATTTAGAAGGGTTTGAATTAACAACTAAAGATTTCTATGCCCAATTTAAAAACTTTAGAGAATTGCCGAAAACATCACAACCCAATCCGAAAATTCTTTTGGAACATTATGAGAGAATCTTGTCCGAGGGGCATGAAGTAGTGGCGATTCATCTTTCTTCCAAGTTAAGTTCGACGTTTTCGACGGCTCAACTGTTACGTGAAATGACCTCTGCTCCAGATCGGGTGTATATTATTGATAGCTTGGGAGCATCATTTGGATATGGTTTGCTTGCGCTGAATGCGCAGGAAATCCTAAAAAATAAGGCATCTTGGGCTGAAGTGGAACCCAAACTATTTGAAATTCGCAAAAACATGCGTTATGTTTTTGCGCTAGATACACTAGAACATCTCGTAAAGGGTGGAAGAGTGAGCAAAACAACAGGATTTTTTGGTGGACTACTCGATATTAAACCCGTCTTGCATATTACCCCAGATGGTAAAATTGAACCTTTTGCCAAAGTTCGATCCCGACGAGCAGCAATTCGCAAATTAGTAGAAGTAATGGCTCGAGAAATAGCTCATCCCGAACAGCAAATTTTGGGGATTTCTCATTCTGCATGTTTAGATGATGCCCAGATTTTAGTAGATGAAATTCGACAACGCTTCACGGTAAAGGATATCTGGATTAGTGAAATTGGGTGTGTCGTCGGAAGTCATACTGGACCTGGAACACTTGCACTATTTTATCAGGTATGA
- the miaB gene encoding tRNA (N6-isopentenyl adenosine(37)-C2)-methylthiotransferase MiaB: MEKNKKVVTLAYGCQMSERDAETLTDITRQKGYTSSDELENADLVIINTCCVRESAENKIMGKIGELKKLKERNPNLKIAISGCMVQQPGALERLQKRAPHVDIWAGTHNLHNFSALLQQVDQGGKAAEVWQEPNITEESTPLAEKGKLKANVNIMYGCDNFCSYCIVPHVRGRERSRKPEEIIQEIEDLVKRGCREVTLLGQNVNSYGKEFSPAYDFADLLQKVDQIPLLLRVRFITSHPKDLSDKLINTIAEGQKLCEHFHLPIQSGSNFILQRMNRKYTREYYLSRVRKIRELLPHASLTTDIIVGFPGESDEDFEQTLAIMDTVHYGQAFTFMYSKRSGTPAAEMNSQIPLDVKKRRLQRLMSVQNQNSLKWRQSMIGKIYEVLVEGLSRTNSERLTGRTRGNELVVFSGDSEIIGSLVNVRIHEAGSWTLVGDIENL, from the coding sequence GTGGAAAAGAACAAGAAAGTTGTTACACTAGCTTATGGTTGCCAGATGTCTGAACGGGATGCAGAAACATTGACAGACATCACCAGACAAAAAGGCTACACAAGTTCAGATGAACTTGAAAATGCAGACTTAGTTATCATTAACACTTGTTGCGTAAGAGAAAGCGCAGAAAATAAGATAATGGGTAAAATCGGTGAACTTAAGAAACTGAAAGAAAGAAATCCAAACCTTAAAATTGCTATTAGTGGCTGCATGGTTCAACAACCAGGTGCTTTAGAACGACTGCAGAAACGTGCACCTCACGTAGATATTTGGGCTGGAACGCATAATTTACACAACTTTTCAGCTCTTCTTCAGCAAGTCGATCAGGGAGGAAAAGCTGCAGAAGTTTGGCAAGAACCTAATATAACCGAAGAATCTACCCCTCTTGCCGAGAAGGGAAAGTTGAAAGCGAACGTTAATATCATGTACGGTTGCGATAATTTCTGCTCTTATTGCATTGTTCCACATGTGCGCGGCAGAGAACGCAGCCGTAAGCCCGAAGAAATTATTCAAGAAATAGAAGATCTTGTAAAAAGAGGGTGTCGAGAAGTAACTTTACTCGGACAGAATGTAAACTCTTACGGGAAGGAATTTTCTCCAGCCTATGACTTTGCGGATTTGTTACAAAAGGTAGATCAAATTCCCCTTCTTTTGCGGGTGCGTTTTATTACGTCTCACCCCAAGGATCTATCGGATAAGTTGATCAATACGATTGCTGAGGGGCAGAAGCTTTGTGAGCATTTCCATCTCCCTATTCAATCAGGAAGTAATTTTATTTTACAGCGTATGAATCGGAAATACACTAGGGAATACTATTTGAGTCGAGTTCGGAAAATTCGTGAACTCCTTCCGCACGCTAGCTTAACGACAGATATTATTGTTGGATTTCCCGGTGAATCAGATGAGGATTTTGAGCAAACCCTAGCTATAATGGACACAGTTCATTATGGGCAAGCATTCACCTTTATGTATTCTAAGCGTTCGGGTACGCCTGCAGCTGAAATGAATAGTCAGATTCCTCTTGATGTCAAGAAACGTCGGTTACAAAGGTTAATGAGTGTACAAAACCAAAACAGTTTGAAATGGCGGCAAAGTATGATTGGAAAAATCTACGAGGTGCTCGTCGAGGGGCTCAGTAGAACAAATTCTGAGCGTCTAACAGGACGAACTCGTGGAAACGAACTTGTAGTATTTAGTGGTGATTCGGAGATTATAGGTTCATTAGTTAACGTTCGGATCCATGAAGCAGGATCATGGACTTTAGTCGGTGACATTGAAAATCTTTAA